Proteins encoded by one window of Arachis ipaensis cultivar K30076 chromosome B04, Araip1.1, whole genome shotgun sequence:
- the LOC107638565 gene encoding uncharacterized protein LOC107638565 isoform X1, whose amino-acid sequence MEQLVNFIIRPPRAEYDPKTDLLEQEFMLKGKLFQRKDVEIKNSRGDVLQCSHYVPIVSPGGKPLPCVIYCHGNSGCRADAGEAAIILLPSNITVFALDFSGSGISGGDHVTLGWNEKDDLRAVVNYLRADENVSLIGLWGRSMGAVTSLMYGAEDPSIAGMVLDSPFSDLVDLMMELVDSYRVRLPKFTVKFAIRYMQKTIQKKAKFDITDLNTIKAAQSCFVPALLGHAIDDDFIQPHHSDRILEAYMGDKNLIKFEGDHNSPRPQFYFDSINIFFNNVLQPPEDEVGELFFDFTNELFGKDVWRSMQELDYEFEQSSENKESSTCWTVDAIRQVHSRRPMSRMEVPSHTPLKDELCDHEDGISSSSMISFELSNGGGGATVPATLDDDADFVEYQLEDLTGFPSSAEEEERMLKEAVMVSLEDLEVTNPPKDESSNPLQKEHATNKTISTASDDVCKPLKVESNSGTEFGNSASASSVCSDSSTSVQSSSETDISHNTRATLTVVRTPTANVLNGLMRRWDFNLFRNDRNR is encoded by the exons ATGGAGCAGCTTGTCAACTTCATCATTCGCCCACCACG AGCTGAATATGACCCCAAAACTGATTTACTGGAGCAAGAGTTCATGCTGAAAGGGAAGTTGTTTCAACGGAAAGATGTGGAG ATAAAAAACAGTCGTGGCGACGTGCTTCAATGCAGTCATTACGTGCCTATAGTCAGTCCTGGAGGAAAGCCTCTGCCGTGTGTGATATATTGCCATGGCAACAG TGGATGCAGGGCTGATGCCGGTGAAGCTGCTATAATTTTACTTCCATCAAATATTACAGTTTTTGCTTTGGATTTCTCAGGATCCGGAATTTCTGGAGGGGATCATGTCACACTAGGTTGGAATGAA AAAGATGATCTGAGAGCTGTGGTTAACTATTTGCGAGCAGATGAAAACGTCTCTCTGATTGGATTATGGGGCCGCTCAATGGGTGCTGTGACTAG CCTTATGTATGGAGCTGAGGATCCTTCAATAGCAGGGATGGTTTTGGACAGTCCCTTCTCTGACTTGGTTGATTTGATGATGGAACTTGTAGATTCATACAGAGTCCGACTGCCAAAGTTCACT GTGAAGTTTGCAATTCGATATATGCAAAAAACAATCCAGAAGAAGGCAAAATTTGACATAACAGACTTGAACACCATTAag GCAGCTCAATCTTGTTTCGTTCCGGCACTACTAGGACATGCCATTGACGATGATTTTATACAACCTCATCATTCGGATCGTATTCTTGAGGCTTACATG GGAGACAAAAACCTAATCAAGTTTGAGGGAGATCATAACTCTCCTCGTCCtcaattttattttgattctatAAACATCTTTTTCAACAATGTTCTGCAACCTCCCGAGGATGAGGTTGGGGAATTATTTTTTGACTTCACTAATGAATTATTTGGTAAG GATGTTTGGAGATCTATGCAAGAACTAGACTATGAATTTGAACAATCGTCCGAAAACAAAG AATCATCAACATGCTGGACTGTGGATGCTATTAGGCAAGTCCATTCAAGAAGACCAATGAGTAGGATGGAG GTTCCATCACATACCCCTTTGAAAGATGAACTTTGTGACCATGAG GATGGTATTTCCTCCTCATCAATGATAAGCTTTGAACTATcaaatggtggtggtggtgccaCTGTTCCAGCCACTTTGGATGATGATGCCGATTTTGTAGAATATCAACTCGAAGACCTAACAGGCTTTCCATCCAGtgcagaggaagaagaaaga ATGCTTAAGGAAGCAGTTATGGTGTCACTGGAAGACTTAGAAGTAACAAATCCACCAAAGGATGAATCTTCAAATCCTTTGCAGAAAGAACATGCTACAAACAAAACAATTTCCACTGCATCTGATGATGTATGTAAACCCTTGAAAGTTGAGTCAAATTCAGGCACTGAGTTTGGCAATTCAGCAAGTGCTTCTTCTGTTTGTAGTGATAGTTCTACTAGTGTACAGAGTTCATCAGAAACTGACATATCACATAACACAAGGGCCACATTAACTGTCGTCAGGACTCCGACAGCCAACGTCCTCAACGGCTTAATGCGCCGTTGGGATTTCAACCTTTTCAGAAACGATCGAAACCGATGA
- the LOC107638565 gene encoding uncharacterized protein LOC107638565 isoform X2 — MATGSGISGGDHVTLGWNEKDDLRAVVNYLRADENVSLIGLWGRSMGAVTSLMYGAEDPSIAGMVLDSPFSDLVDLMMELVDSYRVRLPKFTVKFAIRYMQKTIQKKAKFDITDLNTIKAAQSCFVPALLGHAIDDDFIQPHHSDRILEAYMGDKNLIKFEGDHNSPRPQFYFDSINIFFNNVLQPPEDEVGELFFDFTNELFGKDVWRSMQELDYEFEQSSENKESSTCWTVDAIRQVHSRRPMSRMEVPSHTPLKDELCDHEDGISSSSMISFELSNGGGGATVPATLDDDADFVEYQLEDLTGFPSSAEEEERMLKEAVMVSLEDLEVTNPPKDESSNPLQKEHATNKTISTASDDVCKPLKVESNSGTEFGNSASASSVCSDSSTSVQSSSETDISHNTRATLTVVRTPTANVLNGLMRRWDFNLFRNDRNR; from the exons ATGGCAACAG GATCCGGAATTTCTGGAGGGGATCATGTCACACTAGGTTGGAATGAA AAAGATGATCTGAGAGCTGTGGTTAACTATTTGCGAGCAGATGAAAACGTCTCTCTGATTGGATTATGGGGCCGCTCAATGGGTGCTGTGACTAG CCTTATGTATGGAGCTGAGGATCCTTCAATAGCAGGGATGGTTTTGGACAGTCCCTTCTCTGACTTGGTTGATTTGATGATGGAACTTGTAGATTCATACAGAGTCCGACTGCCAAAGTTCACT GTGAAGTTTGCAATTCGATATATGCAAAAAACAATCCAGAAGAAGGCAAAATTTGACATAACAGACTTGAACACCATTAag GCAGCTCAATCTTGTTTCGTTCCGGCACTACTAGGACATGCCATTGACGATGATTTTATACAACCTCATCATTCGGATCGTATTCTTGAGGCTTACATG GGAGACAAAAACCTAATCAAGTTTGAGGGAGATCATAACTCTCCTCGTCCtcaattttattttgattctatAAACATCTTTTTCAACAATGTTCTGCAACCTCCCGAGGATGAGGTTGGGGAATTATTTTTTGACTTCACTAATGAATTATTTGGTAAG GATGTTTGGAGATCTATGCAAGAACTAGACTATGAATTTGAACAATCGTCCGAAAACAAAG AATCATCAACATGCTGGACTGTGGATGCTATTAGGCAAGTCCATTCAAGAAGACCAATGAGTAGGATGGAG GTTCCATCACATACCCCTTTGAAAGATGAACTTTGTGACCATGAG GATGGTATTTCCTCCTCATCAATGATAAGCTTTGAACTATcaaatggtggtggtggtgccaCTGTTCCAGCCACTTTGGATGATGATGCCGATTTTGTAGAATATCAACTCGAAGACCTAACAGGCTTTCCATCCAGtgcagaggaagaagaaaga ATGCTTAAGGAAGCAGTTATGGTGTCACTGGAAGACTTAGAAGTAACAAATCCACCAAAGGATGAATCTTCAAATCCTTTGCAGAAAGAACATGCTACAAACAAAACAATTTCCACTGCATCTGATGATGTATGTAAACCCTTGAAAGTTGAGTCAAATTCAGGCACTGAGTTTGGCAATTCAGCAAGTGCTTCTTCTGTTTGTAGTGATAGTTCTACTAGTGTACAGAGTTCATCAGAAACTGACATATCACATAACACAAGGGCCACATTAACTGTCGTCAGGACTCCGACAGCCAACGTCCTCAACGGCTTAATGCGCCGTTGGGATTTCAACCTTTTCAGAAACGATCGAAACCGATGA
- the LOC107635879 gene encoding uncharacterized protein LOC107635879, protein MADKESPQLSQDDLLARIAELQAEVRRIAELSTQNNGESSKGSAQDTADPLNIVPPKEKLTLDNPLSEEITNYQMPKNFTLPTALEPYKGFGDPRAHVKKFQSMMFFNGPNNESVLCRAFPTYLDGAALLWFFKLSAGSIFSFEDLARSFIDYFAASRIYVHGSDYLGTIKQGQHESLKDYMTRFADATMEIQDLDPAVHLHALKAGLRPSKFWETIAIPKPKTLEKFRERAAGQMEIEELREAQKSDKQPHRRDEERTFRSLGSRDTKKLSKPTSKYNTYTRFNTRRENIIREILNAKIIKPLARAGNYQDQRFVDRTKYCAFHQEFGHTTDDCIVAKDLLERLARQGHLDKYIESRKGRRGNSDRVENKQAVADDNKKERTTPDPPRGVIIHISRGFAGGGQTSLARKRSYRTMLAIEGTIQPKKDKDPDVTISFNQADFRSASPNLDDPVVISIQVGELLVRKMLLDLGSSADVLFYSTFIKMKLSEKLIQPSSGELIGFSGERVPSWDTYG, encoded by the coding sequence ATGGCTGACAAGGAAAGTCCACAACTATCACAGGACGACCTCCTGGCTCGAATCGCCGAGCTTCAAGCGGAAGTACGAAGAATAGCCGAGCTGTCTACACAGAACAATGGAGAAAGCTCCAAAGGCTCGGCTCAAGACACTGCAGACCCTTTAAACATCGTCCCGCCAAAGGAGAAGCTCACCCTCGACAACCCCTTATCCGAGGAGATCACAAATTACCAGATGCCAAAAAACTTTACGCTGCCCACCGCACTGGAGCCATACAAGGGGTTCGGCGACCCCCGAGCCCACGTGAAGAAGTTCCAATCAATGATGTTCTTCAACGGCCCTAACAATGAGTCCGTTCTCTGCCGAGCATTCCCCACCTACCTTGATGGTGCTGCGTTACTCTGGTTTTTTAAACTTTCCGCAGGTTCAATTTTTTCCTTTGAGGATCTCGCCAGATCATTCATTGATTATTTTGCTGCATCAAGAATCTACGTACATGGATCGGACTATCTCGGCACCATCAAACAGGGTCAGCACGAGAGTCTGAAGGACTACATGACCAGATTCGCTGACGCCACTATGGAGATCCAGGACTTAGACCCGGCCGTTCACCTGCACGCTCTCAAGGCCGGCCTCAGGCCCAGCAAATTCTGGGAGACCATTGCCATACCTAAGCCAAAGACGCTAGAGAAATTCCGAGAAAGGGCGGCAGGCCAAATGGAGATCGAAGAACTCCGAGAAGCCCAAAAATCGGACAAACAACCACATCGGAGAGACGAAGAAAGAACTTTCAGATCGCTAGGCAGCAGAGACACTAAGAAACTTTCCAAGCCCACGTCGAAATACAACACATACACCAGATTCAATACAAGAAGAGAAAACATCATCAGAGAAATCCTCAACGCCAAAATCATAAAGCCACTAGCTCGAGCAGGGAACTACCAGGATCAAAGGTTCGTAGATAGGACAAAGTATTGTGCCTTCCACCAAGAGTTCGGTCACACCACGGACGACTGCATCGTCGCGAAGGACCTCCTGGAAAGGCTGGCACGCCAAGGGCACTTGGACAAATATATCGAGAGCCGGAAGGGCAGAAGAGGAAACTCGGACAGGGTTGAGAACAAGCAAGCAGTGGCCGATGACAACAAAAAAGAGAGGACGACTCCTGATCCACCAAGAGGAGTCATTATCCACATATCAAGGGGATTCGCAGGCGGAGGTCAAACAAGCTTGGCCAGGAAGCGAAGCTACAGGACGATGCTAGCAATCGAAGGAACCATACAACCAAAGAAGGACAAAGATCCAGACGTCACAATATCCTTCAACCAAGCAGACTTCAGATCGGCAAGCCCTAACCTCGACGACCCCGTGGTAATCTCCATCCAGGTCGGAGAACTGTTGGTAAGAAAAATGTTGCTGGATCTAGGTAGTAGCGctgatgttttattttattctacctTTATAAAAATGAAATTATCAGAAAAATTGATACAGCCCTCCTCGGGAGAGCTAATTGGGTTCTCCGGAGAGAGAGTCCCATCATGGGACACATATGGCTAA